Proteins from a genomic interval of Corvus moneduloides isolate bCorMon1 chromosome 6, bCorMon1.pri, whole genome shotgun sequence:
- the TMEM9B gene encoding transmembrane protein 9B: MAARGARLCSLLLLLAALAGLGAEAKNSEDVRCKCICPPYKDHSGHIYNKNVSQKDCDCLHVVEPMPVPGPDVEAYCLRCECKYEERSSVTIKVTIIIYLSILGLLLLYMVYLTLVEPILKRRLLGHSQLIQSDEDIGDHQPFANAHDVLARSRSRANVLNKVEYAQQRWKLQVQEQRKSVFDRHVVLS, encoded by the exons ATGGCGGCCCGCGGGGCGCGCCTCtgctcgctgctgctgctgctggccgcGCTGGCGGGCCTGGGCGCCGAGGCCAAG AATTCTGAGGATGTCCGGTGTAAATGCATCTGCCCTCCTTACAAGGACCATTCAGGCCATATTtacaacaaaaatgtttcacAGAAAGACTG TGATTGTCTCCACGTGGTGGAGCCTATGCCTGTCCCTGGACCTGATGTAGAAGCATATTGTTTACGTTGTGAGTGCAAATATGAGGAGAGAAGCTCAGTCACAATTAAG GTGACAATCATCATATACCTGTCTATTTTGGGCCTACTTCTTCTGTACATGGTGTACCTTACCCTGGTGGAACCTATACTGAAGAGGCGTCTCCTTGGACATTCACAGCTCATACAAAGCGATGAAGACATCGGG GACCACCAGCCTTTTGCAAACGCCCACGATGTGCTGGCCCGCTCGCGGAGCCGCGCCAACGTGCTGAACAAAGTGGAGTACGCCCAGCAGCGCTGGAAGCTACAGGTCCAGGAGCAGCGCAAATCGGTCTTTGACCGTCACGTTGTGCTGAGCTAA